The Triticum aestivum cultivar Chinese Spring chromosome 3A, IWGSC CS RefSeq v2.1, whole genome shotgun sequence genome includes a region encoding these proteins:
- the LOC123061429 gene encoding uncharacterized protein isoform X1 gives MDILYQCKEILKIQKFRRLASYAGFYSFTTLVTYAYTSNTTRAGISRADQYYASYPSGTELLTDTAKLYKAALGNCFEIDDWGPIEFSIMAKHFDRQGKPPYAYHAQYMSHLLSHGQLDGSG, from the exons ATGGACATTTTGTATCAGTGCAAGGAGATCTTAAAGATTCAGAAGTTTAGGCGATTGGCGTCTTATGCTGGATTCTATTCCTTCACTACCCTCGTTACCTATGCTTACACAAGCAATAC GACAAGAGCTGGCATTTCGAGGGCCGATCAGTATTATGCTTCCTACCCTTCTGGCACTGAGCTATTAACTGACACTGCAAAG CTTTACAAGGCTGCATTAGGTAATTGTTTTGAAATAGACGACTGGGGTCCAATAGAATTCTCCATCATGGCAAAGCACTTTGACCGGCAAGGCAAACCACCATATGCTTACCATGCT caatacATGTCGCACCTTCTATCCCATGGCCAACTCGATGGAAGTGGTTAA
- the LOC123061429 gene encoding uncharacterized protein isoform X2 has protein sequence MENIDQCKEILKIQKFRRLASYAGFYSFTTLVTYAYTSNTTRAGISRADQYYASYPSGTELLTDTAKLYKAALGNCFEIDDWGPIEFSIMAKHFDRQGKPPYAYHAQYMSHLLSHGQLDGSG, from the exons ATGGAAAACATTGACCAG TGCAAGGAGATCTTAAAGATTCAGAAGTTTAGGCGATTGGCGTCTTATGCTGGATTCTATTCCTTCACTACCCTCGTTACCTATGCTTACACAAGCAATAC GACAAGAGCTGGCATTTCGAGGGCCGATCAGTATTATGCTTCCTACCCTTCTGGCACTGAGCTATTAACTGACACTGCAAAG CTTTACAAGGCTGCATTAGGTAATTGTTTTGAAATAGACGACTGGGGTCCAATAGAATTCTCCATCATGGCAAAGCACTTTGACCGGCAAGGCAAACCACCATATGCTTACCATGCT caatacATGTCGCACCTTCTATCCCATGGCCAACTCGATGGAAGTGGTTAA